A region of the Dehalococcoidia bacterium genome:
CAAGCGCCACAATGCCCGCCAGTAGGGTACACTTAGCATTATGGATGCAAACACATCATGCGCTCAACGTCTGGCGGGAGATACGCCTGTAGCGGCGGCGCGGCGGTTCTGCATCGGACTCAGGGGGAGGGACACAGGTCATGACAAGCACGGCCATTGACGTTCGGCGCGCCGACGCGCGCTTCCTCACGCGGACAGCGTGGCTGGAGTCGCGCCACTGCTTCAGCTTCAACACGCACTACGACCCGCGGAACATCCACCACGGGCTGCTCCTCGTCAGCAACGACGACACCGTCAGGCCCGGCACCGGCTTCATGACGCACCCGCACCGGGACATGGAGATCGTGACGTGGGTGCTGGACGGGGAGCTGGAGCACAAGGACACACTGGGCAACAAGGACATCATCTATCCGGGGTTGGCCCAGCGCATGAGCGCGGGCCGAGGCATCTGGCATTCGGAGATGAACCCCGGCAACGACAAGGACGTGCACTTCATTCAAATGTGGGTCGTGCCCGACACGGAGCGCATCGACCCCAGCTACGAGCAGCTCGACATCAACGCGCAACTCGCGAAGGGCGGACTGGTCCCGATTGCGTCGGGGAAGGGGCATGACACGGCCATCGCCATCCGGCAGAAGGGCGCGGCCCTGTGGGGCGGCCGCCTGAAGCCCGGCGAGTCCGTGCGGCTGCCCGACGCCCAGTACCTGCACCTGTACGTCGCGAAGGGCGGCGCGACGCTGGAGGGCGCGGGCGCGCTCGCCGCCGGCGACGCCGTCCGCCTGACCGCCGCGGGAACGCCGACGCTCACCGCCGACCCCGTGGCCGGCGCCGAGGTGCTCGCCTGGGAAATGACGCCGCAAAAGGCGTGAGCAGACGCCTGTTGCCTTACACGGCGCTCGGATTGCGCTGCGCCAGCAGCCCGCGCCGGGGGGAGAAGAGCAGCGCCAGCAGAAAGGCGAGGGTCGTCACCAGGACGATGGCCGCGCCGGACGCCACCGCCAGGTAGTAGGACAGGTACAGCCCGACCACTGCGCAGATGAGCGACACGCCGACCGCCACAAGCATAATGTGGTGGAAGCGGCGCACCAGCAGCAAGGCCGTGGCCGCGGGCGTCACCAGCATCGCCACCGCCAGCACAATGCCCACCGCACGCAGCGCGACGATGGTGGTCAGCCCCAGGACTATCATGAGCAGGTACTGCAGCAGGACCACGGGTACGCCGGAGGCGGCGGCCATCGTGGGGTCATATGCGGTGAACAGCAACTCTTTGTACAGCAGCACCACAAACAGCAGGACCACGACGCCCATGATGGTGATGGCCACCAGGTCGTCCATGCCTACCCCCAGCACGTTGCCGAAAACGAAGGCGAACAGGTCCACCGTGTAGTTCCGGACCCGGCTCATCATCAGCACGCCCAAGGCGAAGACCCCGGCGAAGATGATGCCGATGGCCGTGTCCAGCGGCACCCGCGCCGTCCGGCCCACCCACGTGATGGCGACCGCGGAGAGGACGCCCGTCACGACGGCGCCCAAGTACACGTTCCCGCCCACCAGGAAGGCCATGGCCGCGCCGGTGAAGGCGCAGTGAGCCAGCGCGTCGCCGACGAAGGCCAGCCCCTTCATCACCACAAACGTGCCGATGACGGCGGAGACGACGCCCACGAGCGCCACCGCCAGCAGCCCGCGCTGCATGAAGGGGAAGGCCAGAGGCTCCATCAGAGGGTTGAGCAAGATGCCCAGCATATTATCCATGGACGATAAAGATTCTCCCGTCTACGTTCACCCACAGCATGTGCCGCTGAAACGTCTCGTTCAGCATGGCCTGGGTCATGGCCTCCCGCGGCGGCCCAAAG
Encoded here:
- a CDS encoding pirin family protein, encoding MTSTAIDVRRADARFLTRTAWLESRHCFSFNTHYDPRNIHHGLLLVSNDDTVRPGTGFMTHPHRDMEIVTWVLDGELEHKDTLGNKDIIYPGLAQRMSAGRGIWHSEMNPGNDKDVHFIQMWVVPDTERIDPSYEQLDINAQLAKGGLVPIASGKGHDTAIAIRQKGAALWGGRLKPGESVRLPDAQYLHLYVAKGGATLEGAGALAAGDAVRLTAAGTPTLTADPVAGAEVLAWEMTPQKA
- a CDS encoding metal ABC transporter permease, with product MDNMLGILLNPLMEPLAFPFMQRGLLAVALVGVVSAVIGTFVVMKGLAFVGDALAHCAFTGAAMAFLVGGNVYLGAVVTGVLSAVAITWVGRTARVPLDTAIGIIFAGVFALGVLMMSRVRNYTVDLFAFVFGNVLGVGMDDLVAITIMGVVVLLFVVLLYKELLFTAYDPTMAAASGVPVVLLQYLLMIVLGLTTIVALRAVGIVLAVAMLVTPAATALLLVRRFHHIMLVAVGVSLICAVVGLYLSYYLAVASGAAIVLVTTLAFLLALLFSPRRGLLAQRNPSAV